The Alnus glutinosa chromosome 3, dhAlnGlut1.1, whole genome shotgun sequence nucleotide sequence ATGGTCTAGGAGTTTGCAAGATACAAAGCCAATATGAAAAGTGTTAGAATAtcaagtaaataattaaatttacaatttcttattagcttaataCTTTTGGAATAACTGATGAtgtaacatggtatcagagcaaaggtcTTGAGTTTGAATACTTCATAGTTTATccccattttagttaaaaatattCAACGTATTCGGCTTCACTTGTTGAGCAGGAGTTTGAGCTCACATGTGAAGGAgtgtaaaaattttaatttaaatgattaaatttacaatttcttatcagtttaagcttttgagacaagtggtgatttaacaaaaagaatGGGCGTTTTTACATAAATGGGGAGGTTTTAAGTGGGATCAGGCATAAGGTAGCATTTCAAGAAggttcccttttttttcttggtttgtcTTGGTGAATCATGGAGGAATTACCTTTCATTGCTGTCAAGAGGCAATTTTTCCAGGACTTATATGGTTTGGAGAGGTGACACAAAGATGTcaaagttttctgaaaagattcACATGATTTGGAATATAgattgctttgagaattttcaaaagaGGAGAATTTCCAACAACTTGTGGCTTTTATTTTGATCAACCATCTCTTGGAATAAAAATTTACAGGAGAAAATGTACTCTTAGATCCGTTTAGATATGCCTAATTCCATAAAGTGTCTCTTGGAAATGGTTGGTTCCTCAGTTATGTTGGAGTTTGTCTAGAGTGACGTACTGACTTGTCTAAAGGAATTAATTTGACTTGTCATTGATTGCTACTTCATAATGACTTATCGTTTTGATTGTGTTAGATGTCAATTTGACTGCTACTTCATAACGCTATTGTATGTAACGGGAACTTTCCAGGGTTCATCGTGCTGGACCACGGGAGAAGATATACTTCAGACCAGAAGAAGTGAAAGCAGCGATTATAACTTGTGGAGGGCTCTGCCCTGGTCTCAATGATGTCATCAGACAGGTTATCGTCATGACTCATTTTattgtcttctttcttttgacTGGTCCAGTTTCAGGCATTTCTTTTCACCTTAATTAAACCTTTGCTTGATAGTAATCTCCGGTGCTTAACAAATGAAGTTTCTGGGTTTAAAAAGAACATAGGACATAACCAGTGTCAATATATATTGGTTAACAATATTTACACGATTATACTACTACATAGTGAACACAAATGGTatgtttattaattgttttgaaaagtgttttctgtgttttgatttgaaattttttgatgtCATAGAAAATCGACCAGTGTTTTTGATGTGGTTTacatttgaaaaagtgtttatGTGGGGTTCActttaaaagattattttataaactttttgaaaagtgttttaagttttcaaagaaacaaacacaaaacgtacttattttgagaaaacatgAGCTTATTTTTTCAAgtgtatgaaaaaaataaagtggtTGCGCAGCCACCCTCAGCAGAGGAGAGCGGCCTCCcccttcattatttttttattttttgtaagtaataagTCAGCCTCCACAcctgaaaaaataaacaattattttgtcaaaatattcctataagaaGGTTtgagaagttttctaaaaagcgtcatgttttgtgttttgaattgtgttttgtttggtaaatgtttttgaaaaatgtgtttttgtgcttgaaaagagaaaatactTTTCGAAAACACAGCCAAAATTCCCCTTGAATTCACAATGTTGTAAGAAAGTAAATCTTGAGTCGAAAAAATTATGGGTCTGTTTGACAAGCCATTGCCAATTACCCATAATTGTCTTTTTTcccatcaaatcaaaaacatttcaaattttttatactttttatatcacatcaattattttttattattattcaaataaaaaaatccactacaaaacaaaacttttttacttttctataaaacattcttaaattttatatcacgtcaatcacttcttactactattcaaataataatTCCACAACACAACTACATACCAAACACACCCTATGTAATTCTGCATTctcagaatcttcttgaacattGAACAAACATGCATGCTGCATTCTTGAGCAATGCATGTTTGAAGTCTGTGTTTTGTGGCCTTAAGTTTATACGTAACATTccactatttatatataagtgTTGACAAGATTGATTGGAGTTACAgaacaaataagaaaaaaaaaactaaggaaaatttTGATTGGTGTATCGCATTTTCAAACTTTTCCTTTTGAAGCCCCATATCTAGTAACAATGCCTAAGATTTATGTTATTATAACTACTTCAATCATGTTCTGCTGCAGATTGTCATCACACTCGAAATATATGGTGTGAAAAAGATTGTAGGTATTCCCTTTGGTTACCGTGGATTTTCTGACAAAGAATTGACTGAAATGCCGGTACATTCCTGTGCCTTTTGTGATTATTTCAAATGATTCTTCAAACAATGTTGCTGTGTACTTAAAGATAAATGCAATGTTTCTTATCTTCTGAAAATATGGTTGGAGTTGTAGATTAATTTGTTTAGGTTTTTACGTCAATCATCAGTTATCGAGAAAAGTGGTTCAGAATGTCCATCTTTCTGGTGGAAGCTTGTTAGGAGTTTCACGTGGAGGACCTGAAATTAGTGAAATCGTGGACAGTTTGGAGGTGCTCAATTTATCTTTTGCATTGATTTATCAAATATTGAGTAGTTAACTATTTTGATATCTTGATTCCGGGAAATGTGAGTGATCtgatttatgtttttcatattgGTGCCAGGAAAGAGGAATAAACATGCTATTTGTGTTGGGCGGGAATGGCACACATGCTGGGGCAAACGCAATACACAATGAGGTTGTAATGCCTGAAGCCCTGTAGTAACTAGGTTCAGCGTGTGAAGTATTTTTCTCATGCTTTATTAAGATTTTCTTTTCAGAATGCTGCATTGAACCTGCAGCAGAGatactttttcaaattcaaaatattgCTTTTGAAGTTGTTTATCTAGTTGTTTTGCAAACTTATCTtgtaaaagtaaataaaattaatgaataaataaataaataaacaaataaataatggCAGACATGCATTTGAAGGCACAATGCTATAAATATTGGTGTTATCTTCACCTTCAAGGCTGATGGAAGTATGATAATGATGTACTGCTATATCTTTAAGACAATAACGTCAGAGGTATCTTACAATGTCCACACTTGTGACTCCATTCTAACTTAGTTTTTGCAAGTTGCTGATGCTTGTTGTATCTCCTTCCGGGGGTTTGCCTTTTATCCTTCTTTAGATctaatttcatatatatcttCTGCTTTTAGTGCCGGAAACGACGGATGAGGGTGGCTGTAGTTGGTGTGCCAAAAACTATAGACAACGATATTTTGCTGATGGATAAAACTTTTGGTTTTGATACTGCTGTTGAAGAGGCACAAAGAGCAATAAATTCTGCATACATAGAGGTACTCTACTTGCATTTTACTTGCCCATGCATGGATTTATGTTTCTCTGTATAAGTTTTCCTGCTGAATTCTTTCCCAGTGTTGGTTTTTTCGTGgtgaacttttcttttcttttttgcctcAATCTTGTTATTAGGCGCACAGTGCTTATCATGGTGTTGGCGTTGTGAAATTGATGGGCCGTAGCAGTGGATTTATAGCTATGCATGCATCCCTAGCTAGTGGACAAATTGACATATGTTTGATTCCTGAGGTACTTATTACTAGCAATTAATTGGATAGTTATCTCTGTGAGCTATAACTGATTCTACTGATATGCACATCTAAGGTATCTTTTAATTTGCACGGGCCTCATGGCGTTTTGAGTCATCTGAAATACCTGATTGAGACAAAGGGTTCAGCTGTTATATGTGTCGCCGAGGGAGCAGGGCAGGTGAGTTATATAAGGAATTCATATTTTCGCTTGTAGGTTGAATACTTTTAACTGATCGGGTGATTTGAATTGTGCAGTCCTTTTTGGCTGCATGAAATAGAATGAAAAACCGCCTGTGTTCATTTCATTGCATTACATAGATCTTATAACTTCTTCCTGATTTTTTCCCCTAAGATGAAGAGTACAATTCAGCATGCTGTTGTTTTCTGATGCAGAATTTCCTTCAGAAAACTAATGCTAAAGATGCTTCTGGGAACATTGTATTTGGAGATTTCGGTGTCCACATTCAACAAGAGGTTGGTAGTTGTGTTTTGACTAATTTCATGTGGTCTTGATCTCTATGACACTTGAGACAAGCTAAGTGGGTTGATAAATAATGAGCTGACTGAAAGTCTAATTGTTATGATTAGTTGATATGTGTTGCATAGATAAGAACGGACTGCAGTTTGGCCTTGTAGTTGTCACTTGTCAGAGTTACAAATATGCCATGTTCTTAAGCCTTCAAGATCTAAGCTCTGTTAGTGGCTCTTTTGCTAAGACTAGATATGGTATTATGGTCAGTTGACAGCTTTCGATGTTATGTGCAGTGAACAAAACCAAGTGTTTCTTCACTTGAACTGGAAATCATTGGCCAtctgcttttttatttttttgttcataagtcacttataaaaaaaaaaatgttcatgaGTCAGAATTGGAGAATTTAATACTGACTATGTATCTTGAAACATTTGGCCTGTGTGGGATTTGTCTAGTCTATCTcatcattatattttcaaatattcttctcttttctcttctccccccACCCTctcttttcatttaaaattcagTTTCTTGATGGATGTGCAAATCTCTCCTGGTACTGACTGTGGGAGAGCTGCATTGATATATCTCTGAATTCAATTATGGAAGTACTTGGAGGGTTCTTAATACTCATACTAATTCACCTTAGACTGCTTCATCGAACAATGGGACGAGTTTCAATGGCTACATAGCTATGATgtgtattttattcataaaccCAATAACATGTATTCTTTgataaaattaatattgaacTACATGTTGCCAGTTTTACATTTTCTGTCATATTAGCGAAACTTCGACAAGCACTGATTTTCTTGGTCTtttaacatattattttattttgccgTTGTGTATTATTTTGCTTCCAAAGAAATAGCAGTATTCTGGTGAAAGaaactcataaattttttttcttggttgaaTCCTTTCATATGTATTCTGGATGATTTTACTGGTGGAATTCCCTTTGTACCTCTCCTATAGGATACTAATATCAAATGACCATTCTTCTGTcagataaaaaaatgttttaaggaGATTGGTGTTCCAGTTGATGTGAAGTATATTGATCCCACTTACATGATCCGTGCGTGCCGTGCAAATGCATCAGATGGAATTCTATGCACTGTACTAGGGCAAAATGCtgtgagtctctctctctctctctctctgacctGATTGGCTCACAGTAGCCTCCTGCATGGTGTCTCGTTCTTGTTAGTATGCCATTAAACCAAATGTCATTTCTCGACAACCTTACTATCAACTGATCCCTTAGCTGGGACTCCTGTGACATTGAAACGTTATTACCCTGTGGTGAGCCAAGATCAACCGTTTCATTGCTAATGGGGTGATTTATCAAAACCAGGGTTGGAGGCTTCGAGCAGTCATCTTGGGTTTGGTAGAGTAGTAATTGGTGGtacttgaaaaatgacttctggATGCTTGTTAAAGCAAGTCATGTCAGATATCTTTCCTCCTAACCTTTGTATAGATCATCCCTTAAGTTTTAGCTGCTAGATTGTGATTATTGATGAACAGTACGATATCATTAGATAATTGTATCATCCTAATTAAATTTCTCAAGATTTAAAAAGGCTGTTTACAACATAGGAATTGAAGTCTGGAGAAGTTcccttcagaaaaaaaaaaatcgagacTTCCCAGTTTCCAGTTAGGAATCCAGCTTTAAACCGGGATCCTGCTCAGAAATTGGGGTTGGTTTTTGGATAAGCGAATATTTTGATTCCAGGGTAAATCAGAAATGGCCTCGTGCAAGTAGATCTAAGCTTAATTGGTTAGGCTTGTGAATAAATTTGGTTAGGCTAATGGACTGGCTTAGTTACGTAAGATTGCCTGTGCACAGGCTTAATTAGGTCTCTATTTGGCTCAACCTCAAACTTGGCTCGTTTCAGTAGGCAAGCCTAGCAGAGCTCAAGCTTGGCCGAGCTGGCAAGCTCAGATGTGCAGTTTCAATGACTGGTCAAACTTGGATCATTTTGAGCTTGGCCTAGGTTCAACTGAGCTGTGCTCAAACTGCCTAGGGGTTTGCAAGCATATATAGGGTTATTCTCCAAGTGCCCCTCACTGAAGCAGGTTTTCAGACTTGCTTCATTGCAGATTtccttttactattttttttaatctctttttcttttttctttttgttttttgacacTTCAGTCCTACTAATGTCTATTCAATATGGATGTGTGGCTTTGTCAGGTTCATGGCGCATTTGCTGGATATAGTGGTATTACAGTAGGCATATGCAACACTCACTATGTCTACCTTCCAATTCCTGAAGTCATTTCTTATCCCAGGCTGGTGGACCCCAACAGTAGAATGTGGCATCGTTGCTTGACTTCAACAGGCCAGCCTGACTTTATCTGATAAACTAGCTCTTCTTATTTAAGCTATAAAAGAGACTTGACAAATATAAGCTCCCACAGTAGAATCTAGGACAGATAGGCTGCTTCAGAAGGTTTATTAATAGTCTGCTCAAAGCATGGTGTAgaagaaataatattaaaggATGGCCTTTCCTCcaccattaaatatttttcaatgtatAGCATTTCTGCTCTCAGATTGCTTTCACAATAAAGTTCAAGAGGCACCACCAAGCATGTTGTGCttaaatttaatgttttttacAACATTTGTTGTAACTCTGAAATATGTTGGCCATAGTTAAAGCCCGATACGAAACTAGATCAACTGTAAGGATCTTGCATATGAAATTCACTTGCAATTTTTGGGTATGTTCATATTTACAAGAGTATGAATGATTTTTAATTCCTCGAGAAAATCTGAGATTCATATCAGGACATCAAAGACGTAGTGGAGCCAAGGCACACCACATCTGATGAGAAGTCCAGCAGCACATCTCTTTACAATTGGAATTTGAAATTCAACAAGAGTATTGTTGCATCAAATGAGGTATGTCTCGGTCTCTGTCAGCTTCTAATGTTCTATAGCGTACAACGTGCATTACTGTTGATTGAACCCATCAAACATTGATCGGATTCTGTGCAAGCAGTGATGACCACATGGTGGTAGCTGTGGCTTTATGTCCTGATAATTATCGTATTTAACTCTTTTTTGGGTGGGTTTTTCTGTACGAACCGAAACTAGGCAATCGCTGTGTTGGTAGCAATGGAGAAATGCAACATGTATTTTCTAAGTTTTTATTCTCAAGtgctctttttttgtttttttttttttttaaacgtgacagtaaaaattacaattaatgtgAAGTATACAAATTAATCcgttcaaaatttaatagtaatttttactgacacattaaaaagtaaatatttgaAAGTACACGTCTCATTCCTTTGGCATATTGTAGCATTAATGTTGAAGTGCCCCAAGCCTTGGCTAATGCACATGCAAACACGAAAAATTTCTCTCTGCCTTGAGATGTACTCGTGTCACTTGTGCAAGCACTGTACGTAATTAGACTAATGCACATGACTAGCTTCACtgaatagtaataataattcTGACTGGTCAAAGATTTACACCAGCTACTCTGATAAAGTGTGAATTTTTCCCTGACAACTGGTACACCTACTGAGTCCTctatgatttttcatttttttagacAATCCGAAGGGTGTATTAGTTACACAAGGGACACTTTCGTTTTGGTCCCACCTGCAGGTGTTCAGCAAGTAGGGCATGGGTTGTCCAGGCACATATTCAAGTAAGTGGGGCCTATTGCAACGTAAGTAAACAATCTTAGTTGTGAGATGAGGCTTGTTTGGAGTTTGATTTCTACACTTTACCGGTATAACAATTGTACATCTCCTCACGTGAGGGTGGACTCTACACATTGGACCCTATCCCAtatgaagggttgttgtgtaattattatggtggtgttgtaaatccatcattttttGGCTTGTTTATATCAAAGGGTAATAGTCTTTCCCTTAATCAGTCTCTCTTAGGGCTGGTAATTTTTAATATGACCCTTAGTCTCTCTCCAAACGAGCCCCATTTATATTAATAGCgtcgtctctctctcttgtcAAATGACTCAAATGAACCATTTTAAAATTGGGCAACTGGGATATGACTGACCAAGGCTAGCTAGCTCAGCTGGCATCTgaataaacataaatatttgtGTACTTTTCTTGTTGGCCTGCCCATGGGTCAATCTGTTATGCTGaccgaaaatcattttcctaccaTTAACCCCCAATTCTCTGAATGCTATTTATCAAAGGATCAAATGCTTTTTTACCGATTACCATCCAAAGCTATCGACAAGTAAAAGGGTTGTGATTCTCCTGAGGGATCTGAGCCTTCTGACCAACCCCTTTTACCCATCTTCCATGGACCATGACtattcatctccttctccacAAGGCACACTTTCTCTCTTTTGGGTTTCTGAGACACCACCACGCACACTTGGAAAAGTTCTCTCTTGGGTACCGTGTTAGTCTTTGGTTATTTTTTCCACAAATTATAAGAGATTTGCTATTACTTTTCTTGATCTTTCTTTCGTCCttccactttttaaaatttgttattaGATATGTGAAGACCATATGTGGTCGTGATTTTGAAAAATCAAGGATGGAAAAGAATGACcatggtagaaaaaaaaaatcatttctcaaattgTAATGGGAAAAGTTCACTAATGTCATACTCTCGAACTATTGTCAAATTGTTAATATCATTAATGAcagtaaaaagataaaaatatcattaaaaaatttaataagacaactaaaaattaaaaaatatatataaaacaaaaaaaaaaaatggttcttgAAACAAGGGTGGTCAGGCCACCCTTTTAGCCATTTGGAGTGGTTGAGCcatcccctaaaaaaaaatgcgGCCATTTGAACCACCCCATATATGGCTGAAGgaggtggct carries:
- the LOC133863658 gene encoding ATP-dependent 6-phosphofructokinase 5, chloroplastic; the protein is MGTLSHAISPKLALPRRDSQRSYHGLPRLNSRPLRWNSSRAAKKIRASAGTAKQSPAIDFSDPDWKSKFQEDFETRFNIPHITDIFDDAVPIPSTFCLRMRTPVTEDFAGGYPSDEEWHGYINKNDRVLLKVIHYSSPTSAGAECIDPDCSWVEQWVHRAGPREKIYFRPEEVKAAIITCGGLCPGLNDVIRQIVITLEIYGVKKIVGIPFGYRGFSDKELTEMPLSRKVVQNVHLSGGSLLGVSRGGPEISEIVDSLEERGINMLFVLGGNGTHAGANAIHNECRKRRMRVAVVGVPKTIDNDILLMDKTFGFDTAVEEAQRAINSAYIEAHSAYHGVGVVKLMGRSSGFIAMHASLASGQIDICLIPEVSFNLHGPHGVLSHLKYLIETKGSAVICVAEGAGQNFLQKTNAKDASGNIVFGDFGVHIQQEIKKCFKEIGVPVDVKYIDPTYMIRACRANASDGILCTVLGQNAVHGAFAGYSGITVGICNTHYVYLPIPEVISYPRLVDPNSRMWHRCLTSTGQPDFI